GCAATAAACAAGAAAGTTGATGAAGGAGAAGAAGAATCTAATACATTATAAATTGTTGACAGTAATCTTAACAGGTGTTAAAATATATTAGTGTGTCAAATTATATAGTTGACTTTTTGAATATCTAGGAAGATTATACGGCGTATGCCGTATAGTCTTCCAGATATTTTAAAAAGGAGGAGACTATGATGTTATCAATTTTAAAAGATGCTAAAAAGGTTGTAGGTACAAAGCAGGCTAGAAGAGCAGTTATTAATGACAAGGCTAAAATAGTGTTTGTAGCTAAAGATGCTGATCGTCACGTTGTTGACGATTTGATTAAAATGTGTGAAGAAAAGTCTATTGAAATAGTATATGTAGATAGTATGAAAGAATTAGGAAGTGCCTGCGGAATTGAGTTAAAGGCAGCTTCAGCTGCGATACTAAAAGAATAATGTAACAATTTGGAAGGAGGTGCCTGTATGCCAACAATAAACCAATTAGTAAGAAATGGAAGAAAGAAAGTTACAAAAAAATCAAAGGCTCCACACTTACAAGTAGGATTCAACTCATTAAAAAAGAGACCTATTAACATGAGTTCACCACAAAAAAGAGGAGTTTGTACTGCAGTAAAAACTGTAACTCCTAAGAAGCCTAACTCAGCGTTAAGAAAGATTGCAAGGGTAAGGCTTACTAATGGTTACGAAGTTACTGCATATATTCCAGGTATTGGACACAACCTACAAGAGCACAGTGTTGTTCTTATAAGAGGTGGTAGGGTAAAAGACTTACCTGGTGTTAGATATCATATAATCAGAGGAACTTTAGATGCAGCTGGTGTGGAGAACAGAAAACAAGGTAGATCAAAATACGGTACTAAGAGACCTAAGAAGTAGATTGTCGAATATGTGCTAAAATGCAGAGACCTTAACTCTTTATAGGGTTAAGCGTCCCTTTTATATAGAGGCATTTTTGAGCACTACGGCAATTTTCTGTTGTCGAGTACCTATGAATTAAATTTAATTGTTAAGGAGGGAAGTACAGTGCCAAGAAGAGGACGTGTACCAAAGAGAGAAGTTATGGAAGATCCAATTTATAAAGATAAGGTAGTTACTAAACTTATAAATCAAGTTATGTTAGATGGTAAAAAAGGAGTTGCTCAAAGAATAGTTTATGGAGCATTCGATTACATTAGAGAAAAAACTGGCCAAGATCCATTAGAAGTTTTCAGAAAAGCTTTGGAAAATGTTATGCCTTTACTAGAAGTTAAAGCAAGACGTGTTGGTGGTGCTACTTACCAAGTTCCAGTAGAGGTTAAACCTGATAGAAGACAAACATTAGGTATTAGATGGTTAGTTAACTATTCAAGACAGCGTGGAGAAAGAACAATGAAAGAAAGATTAGCTAAAGAGATTATGGACGCTGCTAATAATGTAGGTGCAAGTGTTAAGAAAAGAGAAGATACTCATAAGATGGCAGAAGCTAATAAGGCATTCGCACACTATAGATGGTAATTTGAATAAAATGTGTTTAAGATTAGCGATTTAGGAAAGTATAATGATTAGAGCAGATTATGCAGCAGAAAGGAGGAGTACTGTGGCTAGGCAAATTCCAATCGAGAAAACACGTAATATTGGAATAATGGCACATATAGATGCTGGTAAAACTACTACTACAGAGAGAATTTTGTTCTACACAGGTAGAATTCATAAAATAGGTGAAACACATGAAGGTGCTTCACAGATGGACTGGATGGAGCAGGAGCAGGAGAGAGGGATTACAATAACTTCTGCTGCTACAACATGCTTTTGGAGAGATCACAGAATTAACATCATAGATACACCTGGACACGTGGATTTTACTGTTGAGGTTGAAAGATCACTTCGTGTATTAGATGGTGCTGTTGCAGTTTTCTGTGCTAAAGGTGGAGTTGAGCCTCAATCAGAAACTGTATGGCGTCAAGCGGACAAATATAACGTACCTCGTATAGCTTTTGTAAATAAGATGGATATAATGGGAGCTGACTTCTATAGAGCTGTTGAAATGATGAAGGATAGATTAGGTGCTAATGCAGTACCAATCCAGCTTCCAATAGGTAAAGAAGATACTTTTGTTGGTATAGTAGACCTTGTAAACATGAACGCAAGAATCTACAAAGATGATTTAGGAAAAGAAATAGAAATTACAGATATTCCAGATGAAATAAGAGATTTGGCTGAAGAATACAGAGAAAAATTATTAGAAGCTATAGCAGAACAAGATGAAGAATTAATGATGAAATATCTTGAAGGTGAAGAATTAACTACTGAAGAAATAATCAGTGCTATAAGAAAAGCAACTATAAATGTTGAGATAGTTCCTGTACTTTGTGGTTCTGCTTACAAAAATAAAGGTGTACAAATGTTG
This portion of the Caloranaerobacter ferrireducens genome encodes:
- the rpsL gene encoding 30S ribosomal protein S12; this encodes MPTINQLVRNGRKKVTKKSKAPHLQVGFNSLKKRPINMSSPQKRGVCTAVKTVTPKKPNSALRKIARVRLTNGYEVTAYIPGIGHNLQEHSVVLIRGGRVKDLPGVRYHIIRGTLDAAGVENRKQGRSKYGTKRPKK
- the rpsG gene encoding 30S ribosomal protein S7 — translated: MPRRGRVPKREVMEDPIYKDKVVTKLINQVMLDGKKGVAQRIVYGAFDYIREKTGQDPLEVFRKALENVMPLLEVKARRVGGATYQVPVEVKPDRRQTLGIRWLVNYSRQRGERTMKERLAKEIMDAANNVGASVKKREDTHKMAEANKAFAHYRW
- a CDS encoding ribosomal L7Ae/L30e/S12e/Gadd45 family protein, which gives rise to MLSILKDAKKVVGTKQARRAVINDKAKIVFVAKDADRHVVDDLIKMCEEKSIEIVYVDSMKELGSACGIELKAASAAILKE